AGCAGAAAAAGGGGCAGGATTAGAGGAACGGCGCAAGTTGGCGAGAGATTTACACGATGCTGTCAGTCAAGAGTTGTTTGCTGTATCCATGTCACTAGGAGCTATGCCTAAAGTACTGGCTAAGAATAAAGAAAATGCAGTGGCTTTATTTAAACAAATTGAGCAGATGGTACACCATGCTCAGCAAGAATTAAGGGCACTTATTATGCACTTACGGCCTGTCACGCTAGAAGGAAAATCCTTAACTCAGGCGATGGAAAGTCTTATGGAAGAATTGTGTAAAAAACATCCAGCCATGCATTTTCATTGTAACTTAAAAGCCATTCCCCACATGGAAAAGGGAATTGAAGAGCAACTATTTAGAGTTCTTCAAGAAGGGCTATCAAATGTTATGCGCCATGCTAATGCTAAAACAGCAACTATAGATGCGAAAATGGGCCAGCATATTTTGCTGATTGTTATGGAAGACGATGGTGACGGATTTGACTCTGAGACTATCCATCAAGAAAAAACAGGTAATTACGGCCTTCTATCAATGAAAGAACGACTAGTGGAACTCGGTGGTCACTTGACAATCGTCTCTTATCCGGGGAAAGGGACGAAATTAGAGTTTCGTGTTCCTCTAACTAAACAAATTGATGCTGAAGGGGGAAACAATCGTGACTGAAAAAATTAAAGTGTTAGTGGTTGATGATCATGAAATGGTGCGTATGGGGCTTGTCACATATATAAATGTTGAAGATGACATGGAAGTCGTCGGTGAGGCGGGGGATGGTAAGGAAGCCATTCAAAAGGCAGGTGAGTGCCTACCGGATGTAATTTTAATGGATTTATTGATGGATAATATGAACGGCATAGAAGCAACAAAAGTTTTATCCAAAACGACGGCTAAAGTCATTGTTTTAACGAGTTACCTCGATGACGAAATGTTATTTCCAGTGATAGAAGCAGGAGCATTTAGTTATCTGTTAAAAACATCCAATGCAACAGAAATTGCTGCTGCTATTCGTAAAGCTGTCAATGATGAACCAACTTTCCAGGGGCAAGTGACGCAAAAAATGATTCAGTATATGAATGAAAAACCTAAGCATACTGATTTAACAAATAGAGAGAAGGAAGTACTTAGTCTTATAGGGAAAGGAAAATCAAACAAAGAGATCGGTGAAGAATTATTTATCGGGATAAAAACAGTGAAAACACATGTCAGTCATATTCTTTCAAAGCTAGAGCTTGAAGATCGAACTCAAGCTGCGATATATGCAAATAAACATCATTTAGTCTAACATGTACAGATATTAAAAATGATATCTTAAGCCAGAGAAAACGCTATTTATAGGTGGAGATACCGGACACTTATGTCTTGATTCCCGCAACGACTAATCAGGGGGGAGAAGAACAAAAAAGCCCATTGATTAAAGGCTCTTTTTATTATGATAGCGTACATATTTCAACAGGACACTTGTCACATTGGAGGTGCTTTTTAAGCACCTCTATTTCTTTAATAATCAAATGCCCTCTTTCAATTGACACAATGTTAACTTTCCTTAATTCGTTAAATAGTCTATTGACCGTTTCTCTTGTGGAACCGATAAAATGAGCGAGTTCCTGATTGGTTAATTTAATATCAATTTTTATGCCCTCTGCATGTTCAACACCATAAGAATGTGCAAGCCTAACAAGGACAGAATAAAAAGCACCATGCTTTCCGTATAGCAGCAGATCAGAAAATTTTGCTTGAGTGGACTGAGTATTTCGGGCAAATAATTTGATGAATGCCGTGGCGATGGCTCCGTTTTGTGCAAATACCCCTTCTAATATTTCTCTTTCAAGTCTAAGAATTCGTGAGGACGTGGTGACTTCAGCTGTCATACTCGCTCTCATTTCATTGAAGAGACTGAATTCTCCCACAACATCATAATCTCCCTTTAAATGGATAATGAATTTTTTATGATCCATTGTCATTTTACTCATTTTCACATGCCCTTTTAAAATGAGATAAATATAATTTACGGCTTCACCTTCGTAAAAAAGAATGTGCCCACTTGGAAAAGTGATCTCTTCTCCATGGAGAAATAAATGTTGCTTGTTTTCACTAGATAACTCTTGGAAGAAAGGATTTTTAACACGGTAATTATATAAGCGGTGTGCCATCGCTGGTTCCTCCTAACCTTTGCTAGCATATGTTAATAATACCATATCAAATGGTGTGTCATAAATAAGTGAGGTAAATCACGCAATTAATGAGGTGGGCGATGTGACGATCCATGATTCATTTAAATGGGTACTTAATCATTATATAAAGCAAGAGTCAGTCGCAAAAACATTTGCGCCGTTATTAGAAAAACGACCTGAGAAATCTCCAGAAGAATGGTTTCATTTTCTACATGAACAAGGCTTATTACCTGTAAACAGTGAAACTAAAAAAGAATGGTTTCACTGGCGTAAAAACGTGAATGTAAAAGAATTAGAGCTATTTATAAAAAAAATGAGGAGCATTTTTCAAGGGCCAGATACAGAGATATTCATCTTTCCACTAAATAGGAACCATGGTGCTATTTTAGAAGGGCTTGATGGGAAAAACGGCATAACCTTTCCAGTGTTTATTTTGGCGTTCTGGAAAGCAACTTTACCTGAACGGGACCAAAAAGCATTGTTGCTTCATGAGTATCATCACGCCTCTAGATTATTTCATAGAGGTGAAAATGAGCGATCAGTAAGTTTGTTAGAATCGATGATTATGGAAGGGTTAGCTGAATGGGAAGTGGCGAAACAATTAGGTGAAACACATATGGCTCCTTGGACAAAAAATTATGATCGTCGCATGCTGTTAGCTTGGTGGAAGGATGTCTATCAACACTATGTTTTACTTCAAGGAAGGCATACTTATAAATCATTATTGTTTGGAGGTGAGAGACGTATTCCTCCCCTTACTGGCTATAAACTTGGGTATGATATTGTGAGGACACATTTATCTCATAAAGAAGCACCAGAAGATTCTTTAACATTATTAAAAAAAGCACCTGAAACTTTTTTAACTGGCCCATATAAAACGAATGAATATCATAATTGACATTTCATCACAAACAACGCTAAAGCCTCTACGGTTGTTTTAAAAAAATGGGTTAGTGAAAGACGGAGATTCCTGATAGAGAGCTATTGGCAAAGGTCCGCCTGTAGTTGAGGAACCATAGTCGGTATTTACAAGTATCATTTTTATAATGAGAGGTTCATTCAACTGTTTGTTGTTTAAAATTAGTCATAATCAGTCTTATTCATAGACATGCAATCATACGCTATAATAGTTATCTTTATTTGAACAATTAAGGAGGGAGAGTATGCGGCTATTACTGTTAATTATTGGTTTTAGTTTAGCGGTTTTTGGCGGAGTCAGTCTAGTGGCCTATTTAAATTTGTTAACAGTAGGTTTCTCCCTCCAAGATTATATTCTATTTCTTATTCAAAGAGTTGAAACATATATGTTTATAACCGGTTTGTTAATTATTTGGATCATGGAATATCTGCCTCTAGTGAAGAAAAAAAGAAAAAAGAATATGAAGAATTAACAGTTGGTGGAATAATATGGATGATATCTGCGAATACTGTTGTCAATGATGACGTATGAGGAGGTAAGTCCATGCTTCATATGAAAGATGTTTGGGTCAATTGGTTTGAAGGAGAAGAGAATAGTTATAATGTTTGCGAATTTTTCGAATGGAAAAAAAGTGATAAAATTGAACTTTTAGATCAAGTAAAGGTAGTCAAAATTAATTCAGCATTACTTGACTACATTGAGAATTCATTGCAAGAATTGCCGGAAGAGCTATTAGCAGATGTCTATCGACAGAGTTTTGCACGACAGAAGAGTGAGCGGACGCCTTTAGATTATTGCTTTATTGCAACAGATGGTTTAAGGGCCATTGTAGTAGATACAATTGGTTATCATACACCCATTAGAAAAAGTAAAATGGTACCTCGCCAAGAAGAACAACTCCGACAACTTGTCGAGGGGCATCCTGAAGCTGAGTATTACATGGATTATTTAGAGTGTGAAAAAGAGTATCACATTTTATCACCAGAACCGTGTTTAATGTTGGGGTTAATTCGAAAAGAAAAACAACTAAAACAGCTACTTTTTATGGCTTTAGATCAACTTTATAGTGAGGCAGAATTAGCAGAATTGAGGTATTGGTATACTGAGTGGGCTCCGCATAAATATCACGCTATTCAATTTATGGACTTTGAGGAAGCGTGGCAAAGCCTATATGATGAGATTAAAGTAGGATGGTCAGCTAAACATGAAAACTTTTGTCATGCGATGATTAAGGGGCAACCTTTTTTTGAAAAGTTATGGGAATTACAATTTGAAGAAGAGAAACGAAAAACTAAAAAATAACTTCAGAGATTCTCTCTGAAGTTATTTTTGGCGATTATTCAGTGCCCTGATAGAAGCTATCTCCCTAAACCGAGTGCTTTTTCAGCTTTTTTCAGCATTTTCATGGCTTTTCTGTTTGCTTTTTCCGCTCCGTGATCTAGAATATCATCTAATTCTGATGACGTAATGAGGTCATCGTATTTTTCCCTGATTGGCCTAAGTGTATCAGCAACTGCTTCAGCAGCAGCTTCTTTGAAAGGGCCATAACCGGTATTTTTAAACTGAGATTCCAGTTCGTCAATAGAATAAGATGAGCAAAGAGAAAAAATCGTTAATAAGTTGGATACGCCAGGTTTAGTTTCCGGATCAAAACGGATCTCATTTTCAGAATCTGTCACGGCACTTTTTATTTTCTTAATAATTTGCTTTTCTTCATCTAGTAAAGAAATATAGCTTTTCGTATTAGGGTCGGATTTACTCATTTTTTTAGTTGGTTCTGTCAATGACATTATTCTGGCGCCGACTTTTGGAATTTGAACTTCTGGTACGGTAAAAATATCATTGTATTTCCGATTAAAACGCTCAGCTAAATTCCTTGTGAGTTCAAGATGCTGCTTTTGATCTTCCCCGACAGGCACGATGTCCGTACCATATAATAGAATATCTGCAGCCATTAAAGGCGGGTAAGTAAGCAAAGCGGAAGAGACTGCGTCCTTTCCGGTAGATTTATCTTTAAATTGTGTCATACGTTCTAGCTCACCAATATAGCTCGTACATTGCAAAATCCAGCCTAATTGGGCGTGCGCAGGCACTTCTGATTGTATAAATAAAGTGGATTTATTGGGATCAATTCCTGCTGCAATATAAAAAGCTGCTAGGCTTTTTATATTTTTCCTAAGGGCAAGACGATCTTGGGGTACAGTAATAGCATGCTGGTCTACGATACAAAAATAACAGTCGTAATTTTCTTGAAGAGGTGGAAAGTTTCTTAAAGCACCTAAATAATTACCAAGAGTTCCAATTCCACTAGGCTGAATACCAGAAAAAATTGTTTTCATACATGTCATCCTTTCAATTTTTGACAAGCAATCGTAAAGTTTAAAAGGCTTTTCTACGAATGAGTGACACTATCAAGGCTTAGAAATGAGTGAGTCTAAGCAATCGCTACATACCATTTCCTATTCTAGTTCTAAACATAAAAAAGCCCATTCATCGCCTAATAAAATAGGGACGAATGGACCGCGTTGCCACCCTGTTTATCACCATGACAGTGATCACTCATACCCTCTCCTTGTGTCTGGAAAGGGGCCTCAATATAACGTTTGAGGAAACGGACCTGCCTACTATCTAGTTCAGCGGGCCAGCTAGAAAGGCCATTCGTTTTCCAAGCATGATCTGCTTACAGCGACCGCAGACTCTCTGAACATGCTGTTGAAAAATTACTTCTCTTTCTCATTGCCGTTGTCATTGAATTAGTGACATTATACGTCTTTTAAAAAATGATTGCAACTGAAACATATAAATGCTTCGCAGCAACTTTTTTAAAGATATTGTATGTGAGATGTGAGTTCATACAAGTATAAGATGATAACAAGTTGACAGTGTTTTAACATGACCTTGTTGTGTCTTCCAGTCCATCCAATCTTTCGGTCCTGAGAATGTGAGAAGATAGAGACAGGACAAAATGAGACGCTTGTAACAGTGAATCTTTCTTCTTCTTTTGATCCTTTGTGACGGCGGTAACTACTGACTTTTCTCATAAAGAGAGCCTTCAAGCATATGCTTGTACGGGAGGGATTGTAATGAAGCACTTACACTTAATCATATTGTGTTTTTTATTATTTATTGGCGGTGTTTTTTTCCTAAAGTCTACTAATGACCGGGTCTTAGTCGAAAAGGCAATGTCTCAAAATGGGGATGTAGAGGTTCAAAGTAGTAACGATATTTACAAATTGAGTTTGGACACTGTAGAAGGTAACAAATATTCTTTAGACGAGTTAGCAGGAAAACGAACATTTTTGTTTTTTTTCACGTCATGGTGTCATGTTTGTCAAGAACAATGGCAGCAAGTTTTGGAAGCTAAGGCAACACAACAAGATTCCTCACTAGAATTCATGGCGATTAATTTAACGAAAGAGGAATTTGGCGAAAGTGATGTGGGGAACTATTTATCACAATATATTAAGGAAAACATGACTATTTTATTGGATAAAGAAGGGGAGGCGCAACGGCAATTTGGTGTAAAGGGTATTCCTACAAGCTTTTTCATAGGGGAGGAAGGCAACGTTATTTATAGGCAAGATGGGCTCATAATGGCAGATGACATAATTAAAAAGATGACGGAATAACTATTTATTTCGTCATCTTTTATTTTGAATAAGGCTTTATATGAATTGTGACACTGCTTCTCTCCAATCTTTATCACAGATAACCGTCCGTAAAACTCGCCTCTCAATGTAGAGGGGCGAGTTTTAACTATTTAGGCGTGAGCTAATGGCCGCCAAAGTTACCAATCAGTGGGAGAAGAACCGAAGCCCCGCTGATGGAAGGTTCGTTTTATCCTAAAGTAAAAATCAAATAACTGCACATAATATACAATGATACGAGTATGAGAGAAGGAATAGGATATGTTGTGGACTTCACTAGGCGTGTTTGTGAAAAAAGCATGCCACCAATTAAAATGAGTAGTAATAATATTCCAGCAGCTACACTGATGAGCACCACAGGTGAGACGGCACTTGTTATTGGTCCGCTCGTGTAAAAAATATCGCACAGAACAAGAATCATTAAGTTAAATAAATTGCTTCCGAGTATGTTACCAACGGCTAAATGGTAATTAGCTAGTTGCAAAGCGACAATCACGGTTACCACTTCTGGTAATGATGTCGCCCCCGCAATAAGAAAAGTACCCATAAAGCTGGAGCTAAGACCAGTGGCTAACGCAATGGCGTCTCCAGAAATAGTTAATGCTGACCCTGCTATAAGAATAATGAGGGCGGCAATAAAGAAGCCGATTTGTGCTTTTCTTAAAGATATTGTCTGTGTATGATAGTCACTCTCATTAGTTGAAGCGACTTCAAGTACGCTGTTAGCTTCAGGGGATGTGGTCATATACTTTAACCCAAGAATATAAAATAACACAAGTAAATAAATTTCTATCCCGATATTGAAAATAGCATATCCAGTAGGGAAAAGAATGGCGATAAACACAATCGCAGTTAAACCTACATTAAGGAAGCCTGTCAGTAAATGATCTTTACCTATATAGGAAAAGATTTTGTGCTTTCTAAAATAAATATCTCCTATAGCTAAAATAAGTAAATTAAATAAGTTGCTACCGAAAATATTGCTAACAGCAATATCTGGATTACCGACAGTGATAGCAGTTAAACTTGTGGTCACTTCAGGAAGTGACGTGGCACCAGCCAGTAAAATCGTACCAGCCATCATACCGCCTAAACGTGTTCTTTCACCAATTATATCAGCATAATTAGACAGTTTTATAGCAGTAAAAATGGTGACAATGGCGGCGGCGATAAACACTAAATACATCATTTAATCATTTCCCCTTATTTAGAAGGTCGGATCATAAGATCAGGTCTGGACAAGCATTAAACACAAAAAAACAGACCTCTTTATGAGAAAGTGGCAACATTGAAAAAACGTGACTGTTGACACACTCTCATAAAAAGGTCTTGCAAACTTCAGGATTCCCCAAAGCTTCATGAACCGAGCGGATAGAAATCCGCTGTCATGACGATTCATGAACCAGATGGTCGCTACTCCCCTTTTTATTTAAAAGCGAACTTCTTTATTTTTAGTTGTTAAGTAAAGCAAAGGATGTCTCTATTTAATGTAGCACGTGCGCCTACTATTAGCAACAACTAAATTAGCAAGGAAATCAGGAAGCAGGTTGTTTTTTCTTCTGAGTTTTTAAATAATTGTTGATAGCTTTATCTAGCTCATTAATGGCATGTTCAGCCTCTTCTTTACTTATCGTACGGTAATGGTGGGACCCACCTGGCTCTTCATCAGCTTCGTCAGCCAGCGCTACGACCTCCTGTAGTGGCTCGCGTCTAATACCAACATCGGGTAAATAAGAATCCGTGTGTAATAAAATAGCTAAGGCAATTTCTTTAGCAGAGACAGGATTTTCATCTAATCTAATAAGCAGTTTATGCGCTCTTTCTGCCCCTTTGATGGCATGGATGTCATTTTCTTTGTATAACGTATAATCCCATTGACCATTGCGATACCATGTGTAATGGCCGATATCATGCAAAAAGGCAGCTTTAACGGCTAAGTCAGGGTTGACATTATGTTTTAATGCAAAGTTAAATGCATGATTTGCAGTGGAGATAGCATGCGCGAGACCGGCTCGTTTAACATATTTTTGAGCAATTGGATGTAAATAAATTTCTTTTAACGTCACTCGTTTCATAAATCATCCTCTCCTTTTTAGTCAATAATTCATTCTAAAAAAACTATTTTTAATAGTGTTCATCTTAATCAACACGGAAGAAAAATCTAAAAAAGTATATTGTTCAATATTATATAGATTGTAGGTATTTTTGTCAATGGCATTTCTCTTTATTTACATTAAATACAAAGCTTAATGAGGGGTTGTTTTGGGTAATAGTATGTAGAGAAATCAATTCACTTAGCAATTGATTGTTAATACAAAAAAATAGCTAAGGAACAAGAGGAATATGTAACAAGTATGCTATCATTAAAGAAATTCCATTTAAAATGAATGAGCGTGCTATAAGCCAGTTACGATTTCACCAGAACGATTTATATAAGAAGATTAGTTTACAAAAAGGTGGGAGATGTTTAATGAAAAAAAAGATTTGTTACTCAGCATTAGCTTCCTTATTAGTAGCGGGTTTGTTGATACCAGTGGGCGTGCATGGAGATGAACCTAATACGACGGAGTCTGTTAAATTACATAACGAAAAACGGACAATTTTGGGAGAAAGGGATTGGCCAGATAGTTTTGCTCGTTTCTCATTTGATACTGGCTATACATTTGAGTATCCTGATGCCGTAAGAGGTATATTTGTTACAGGACATACTGCTGGTGGGGAACGCTTTTATGATTTAGTGGATTTAGTGGATCATACTGAGTTAAATGCCATGGTCATTGATATTAAGGAGGATCACGGCAATCTAACCTATAAGCTGGATGAAGAGGACCCTTTTTACGATATTTCTACCAACATGATATCTGATCCAGAACAGATGATGGAAACATTAGAAGAACATGGTATATACCCTATTGCAAGAATTGTCGTGTTTAAAGATACGCTATTAGCAGAACAAAAACCCGAGCTCTCATTTTTAAAAAATGGTGAAGTATGGAAAAATGGACGAGATGAAGCTTTTGTTAATCCCTTTATGGAGGAAGTGTGGGAT
The DNA window shown above is from Salipaludibacillus agaradhaerens and carries:
- a CDS encoding Crp/Fnr family transcriptional regulator: MAHRLYNYRVKNPFFQELSSENKQHLFLHGEEITFPSGHILFYEGEAVNYIYLILKGHVKMSKMTMDHKKFIIHLKGDYDVVGEFSLFNEMRASMTAEVTTSSRILRLEREILEGVFAQNGAIATAFIKLFARNTQSTQAKFSDLLLYGKHGAFYSVLVRLAHSYGVEHAEGIKIDIKLTNQELAHFIGSTRETVNRLFNELRKVNIVSIERGHLIIKEIEVLKKHLQCDKCPVEICTLS
- a CDS encoding response regulator, giving the protein MTEKIKVLVVDDHEMVRMGLVTYINVEDDMEVVGEAGDGKEAIQKAGECLPDVILMDLLMDNMNGIEATKVLSKTTAKVIVLTSYLDDEMLFPVIEAGAFSYLLKTSNATEIAAAIRKAVNDEPTFQGQVTQKMIQYMNEKPKHTDLTNREKEVLSLIGKGKSNKEIGEELFIGIKTVKTHVSHILSKLELEDRTQAAIYANKHHLV
- a CDS encoding HD domain-containing protein, which translates into the protein MKRVTLKEIYLHPIAQKYVKRAGLAHAISTANHAFNFALKHNVNPDLAVKAAFLHDIGHYTWYRNGQWDYTLYKENDIHAIKGAERAHKLLIRLDENPVSAKEIALAILLHTDSYLPDVGIRREPLQEVVALADEADEEPGGSHHYRTISKEEAEHAINELDKAINNYLKTQKKKQPAS
- a CDS encoding sensor histidine kinase, with the protein product MTKQKGGNKQLRSKDTRLEGMIWDLLRMQLKVMLTAGGAVYVFIIIGYTFTTTSEEPIQGGLFQPLFNLGENPVALFVITSALTAIFLISGWFYAYSYGLSLKKTIHHFIHQLKQFHRGSLNKKITVQGRGELQKLANEVNELTDDLERQIVSMRRLVNENASLIEEAEKGAGLEERRKLARDLHDAVSQELFAVSMSLGAMPKVLAKNKENAVALFKQIEQMVHHAQQELRALIMHLRPVTLEGKSLTQAMESLMEELCKKHPAMHFHCNLKAIPHMEKGIEEQLFRVLQEGLSNVMRHANAKTATIDAKMGQHILLIVMEDDGDGFDSETIHQEKTGNYGLLSMKERLVELGGHLTIVSYPGKGTKLEFRVPLTKQIDAEGGNNRD
- a CDS encoding sodium:calcium antiporter, which translates into the protein MMYLVFIAAAIVTIFTAIKLSNYADIIGERTRLGGMMAGTILLAGATSLPEVTTSLTAITVGNPDIAVSNIFGSNLFNLLILAIGDIYFRKHKIFSYIGKDHLLTGFLNVGLTAIVFIAILFPTGYAIFNIGIEIYLLVLFYILGLKYMTTSPEANSVLEVASTNESDYHTQTISLRKAQIGFFIAALIILIAGSALTISGDAIALATGLSSSFMGTFLIAGATSLPEVVTVIVALQLANYHLAVGNILGSNLFNLMILVLCDIFYTSGPITSAVSPVVLISVAAGILLLLILIGGMLFSQTRLVKSTTYPIPSLILVSLYIMCSYLIFTLG
- a CDS encoding TlpA disulfide reductase family protein, encoding MKHLHLIILCFLLFIGGVFFLKSTNDRVLVEKAMSQNGDVEVQSSNDIYKLSLDTVEGNKYSLDELAGKRTFLFFFTSWCHVCQEQWQQVLEAKATQQDSSLEFMAINLTKEEFGESDVGNYLSQYIKENMTILLDKEGEAQRQFGVKGIPTSFFIGEEGNVIYRQDGLIMADDIIKKMTE
- a CDS encoding DUF2268 domain-containing putative Zn-dependent protease (predicted Zn-dependent protease with a strongly conserved HExxH motif), which codes for MTIHDSFKWVLNHYIKQESVAKTFAPLLEKRPEKSPEEWFHFLHEQGLLPVNSETKKEWFHWRKNVNVKELELFIKKMRSIFQGPDTEIFIFPLNRNHGAILEGLDGKNGITFPVFILAFWKATLPERDQKALLLHEYHHASRLFHRGENERSVSLLESMIMEGLAEWEVAKQLGETHMAPWTKNYDRRMLLAWWKDVYQHYVLLQGRHTYKSLLFGGERRIPPLTGYKLGYDIVRTHLSHKEAPEDSLTLLKKAPETFLTGPYKTNEYHN
- the trpS gene encoding tryptophan--tRNA ligase yields the protein MKTIFSGIQPSGIGTLGNYLGALRNFPPLQENYDCYFCIVDQHAITVPQDRLALRKNIKSLAAFYIAAGIDPNKSTLFIQSEVPAHAQLGWILQCTSYIGELERMTQFKDKSTGKDAVSSALLTYPPLMAADILLYGTDIVPVGEDQKQHLELTRNLAERFNRKYNDIFTVPEVQIPKVGARIMSLTEPTKKMSKSDPNTKSYISLLDEEKQIIKKIKSAVTDSENEIRFDPETKPGVSNLLTIFSLCSSYSIDELESQFKNTGYGPFKEAAAEAVADTLRPIREKYDDLITSSELDDILDHGAEKANRKAMKMLKKAEKALGLGR
- a CDS encoding DUF3603 family protein, with amino-acid sequence MLHMKDVWVNWFEGEENSYNVCEFFEWKKSDKIELLDQVKVVKINSALLDYIENSLQELPEELLADVYRQSFARQKSERTPLDYCFIATDGLRAIVVDTIGYHTPIRKSKMVPRQEEQLRQLVEGHPEAEYYMDYLECEKEYHILSPEPCLMLGLIRKEKQLKQLLFMALDQLYSEAELAELRYWYTEWAPHKYHAIQFMDFEEAWQSLYDEIKVGWSAKHENFCHAMIKGQPFFEKLWELQFEEEKRKTKK